A genomic segment from Pseudomonas sp. S09G 359 encodes:
- the mfd gene encoding transcription-repair coupling factor, producing the protein MPVLRLPLLPAAAGKQHWGNLPGAALSLAIAEAASAAKRFTLLLTADSQSAERLEQELSFFAPDLPVLHFPDWETLPYDLFSPHQDIISQRIASLYRLPELAHGVLVVPITTALHRLAPTKFLLGSSLVLDIGQKLDVEQMRTRLEASGYRCVDTVYEHGEFAVRGALIDLFPMGSKLPYRIDLFDDEIETLRTFDPENQRSIDKVESIKLLPAREFPLQKDAVTRFKARFRERFDVDFRRCPIFQDLSSGITPAGIEYYLPLFFDETSTLFDYLPQDTQVFSLPGIEQAAENFWNDVRNRYEERRVDPSRPLLPPAELFLPVEDCFARLKSWPRVVASQQDVEAGSGRERFPAGALPDLAIQAKATQPLEALSNFLGDFPGRVLFTAESAGRREVLLELLERLKLRPKTVDSWPDFVKSTDRLAITIAPLDEGLLLDDPALALIAESPLFGQRVMQRRRREKRADANNDAVIKNLTELREGAPVVHIDHGVGRYLGLQTLEIDNQAAEFLTMEYAEGAKLYVPVANLHLIARYTGSDDALAPLHRLGSETWQKAKRKAAEQVRDVAAELLDIYARRAAREGYAFADPKADYATFSAGFAFEETPDQQTTIEAVRADMLAPKPMDRLVCGDVGFGKTEVAMRAAFIAVHGGRQVAILVPTTLLAQQHYNSFRDRFADWPVTVEVMSRFKSAKEVNAAVADLAEGKIDIVIGTHKLLSDDVKIKNLGLVIIDEEHRFGVRQKEQLKALRSEVDILTLTATPIPRTLNMAVSGMRDLSIIATPPARRLSVRTFVMEQNKSTVKEALLRELLRGGQVYYLHNDVKTIEKCAADLAELVPEARIAIGHGQMRERELEQVMSDFYHKRFNVLIASTIIETGIDVPSANTIIIERADKFGLAQLHQLRGRVGRSHHQAYAYLLTPPRQQITSDAEKRLEAIANTQDLGAGFVLATNDLEIRGAGELLGDGQSGQIQAVGFTLYMEMLERAVKAIRKGEQPNLDQPLGGGPEINLRLPALIPEDYLPDVHARLILYKRIASATDEEGLKDLQVEMIDRFGLLPEPTKNLVRLTLLKLQAEQLGIKKVDAGPQGGRIEFEAQTPVDPLVLIKLIQGQPNRYKFEGATLFKFMVPMERAEERFNTLEALFERLIPKSA; encoded by the coding sequence GTGCCCGTTCTGCGTCTACCGCTTCTCCCTGCCGCGGCAGGTAAACAGCACTGGGGCAACCTGCCCGGTGCCGCCCTGAGCCTGGCCATCGCCGAGGCTGCCAGCGCAGCCAAGCGCTTTACCCTGCTGCTTACCGCCGACAGCCAAAGCGCCGAGCGGCTGGAGCAGGAGCTGAGCTTCTTCGCCCCCGATTTGCCGGTGCTGCATTTTCCCGATTGGGAAACCCTGCCTTACGACCTGTTCTCACCGCATCAGGACATCATTTCCCAGCGCATCGCCAGCCTGTACCGCCTGCCGGAACTGGCCCACGGCGTGCTGGTGGTGCCGATCACCACGGCCCTGCATCGCCTGGCGCCGACCAAGTTCCTGCTGGGCAGCAGCCTGGTGCTGGATATCGGCCAGAAACTCGATGTGGAGCAGATGCGCACGCGCCTGGAAGCCAGCGGCTACCGTTGCGTCGACACGGTCTACGAGCACGGCGAGTTCGCAGTGCGCGGTGCACTGATCGACCTGTTCCCGATGGGCAGCAAGTTGCCTTACCGCATCGACCTGTTCGACGACGAAATCGAGACCCTGCGCACCTTCGATCCGGAAAACCAGCGCTCCATCGACAAGGTCGAATCGATCAAGCTGCTACCGGCGCGGGAATTCCCGCTGCAAAAAGACGCGGTCACGCGCTTCAAGGCACGCTTTCGCGAACGCTTCGACGTGGACTTCCGCCGCTGCCCGATCTTCCAGGATTTGAGCAGCGGGATTACACCGGCCGGTATCGAGTACTACCTGCCGCTGTTCTTCGATGAAACCTCCACCCTGTTCGATTACCTGCCCCAGGACACCCAGGTGTTCTCGCTGCCAGGCATCGAACAGGCGGCAGAAAACTTCTGGAACGACGTGCGCAACCGCTATGAAGAGCGCCGCGTCGATCCGTCCCGGCCTTTATTGCCGCCCGCCGAGCTGTTCCTGCCGGTGGAAGACTGCTTCGCGCGCCTGAAAAGCTGGCCGCGTGTGGTCGCCAGCCAACAGGACGTGGAAGCCGGCAGTGGCCGCGAACGTTTCCCCGCCGGGGCGCTGCCGGATCTGGCGATCCAGGCCAAGGCCACCCAGCCGCTGGAAGCGCTGTCCAACTTCCTCGGCGACTTCCCGGGGCGCGTGCTGTTTACCGCCGAGTCCGCCGGGCGCCGCGAAGTGCTGCTGGAACTGCTCGAACGCCTCAAGCTGCGGCCGAAAACCGTCGACAGCTGGCCGGACTTCGTAAAAAGCACCGACCGCCTGGCGATCACCATCGCGCCGCTGGATGAAGGCCTGCTGCTCGACGACCCGGCGCTGGCACTGATCGCCGAAAGCCCGCTGTTCGGCCAGCGCGTGATGCAGCGCCGCCGCCGTGAAAAACGCGCCGACGCCAACAACGACGCGGTGATCAAGAACCTCACAGAGCTGCGTGAAGGCGCGCCGGTGGTGCATATCGACCACGGTGTCGGCCGCTACCTGGGCCTGCAGACCCTGGAGATCGATAACCAGGCCGCCGAATTCCTCACCATGGAATACGCCGAGGGCGCCAAGCTCTATGTGCCGGTGGCCAACCTGCACCTGATCGCCCGCTACACCGGCAGCGATGATGCGCTGGCGCCGTTGCACCGTCTGGGCTCGGAGACCTGGCAGAAAGCCAAGCGCAAGGCCGCCGAACAAGTGCGCGACGTGGCCGCCGAGTTGCTCGACATCTATGCCCGCCGAGCAGCGCGCGAAGGGTATGCCTTCGCCGACCCAAAAGCCGACTACGCCACCTTCAGCGCCGGGTTTGCCTTCGAGGAAACCCCGGACCAGCAAACCACCATCGAAGCCGTGCGCGCCGACATGCTCGCGCCCAAGCCGATGGACCGCCTGGTGTGCGGCGACGTCGGCTTCGGCAAGACCGAAGTGGCCATGCGCGCCGCCTTTATTGCGGTGCACGGCGGCCGCCAGGTGGCGATCCTGGTGCCGACCACCCTGCTGGCGCAGCAGCACTACAACAGCTTCCGCGACCGCTTCGCCGACTGGCCGGTGACCGTGGAAGTGATGAGCCGCTTCAAATCCGCCAAGGAAGTGAATGCCGCCGTCGCCGACCTCGCCGAAGGCAAGATCGACATCGTGATCGGCACCCACAAGCTGCTGTCGGACGACGTGAAGATCAAGAACCTGGGCCTGGTGATCATCGACGAAGAACACCGCTTTGGTGTACGCCAGAAAGAACAGCTCAAGGCCCTGCGCAGTGAAGTCGATATTCTTACGCTCACCGCGACGCCGATCCCACGCACCCTGAACATGGCGGTGTCGGGCATGCGCGACCTGTCGATTATCGCCACGCCGCCGGCGCGACGCCTGTCGGTGCGCACTTTCGTGATGGAGCAGAACAAAAGCACGGTCAAGGAAGCGCTGCTGCGCGAATTGCTCCGTGGCGGCCAGGTGTACTACCTGCACAACGACGTGAAAACCATCGAGAAATGCGCCGCCGACCTCGCCGAACTGGTGCCCGAAGCGCGCATTGCCATCGGCCACGGGCAGATGCGCGAGCGCGAACTCGAACAGGTGATGAGCGACTTCTACCACAAGCGCTTCAACGTGCTGATCGCCTCGACCATCATCGAGACCGGCATCGACGTGCCGAGCGCCAACACCATCATTATCGAACGTGCCGACAAGTTCGGCCTGGCCCAACTGCATCAACTGCGCGGCCGCGTAGGTCGCAGCCACCACCAGGCGTATGCCTACCTGCTGACGCCACCGCGCCAACAGATCACCTCCGACGCGGAAAAGCGCCTGGAAGCAATCGCCAATACCCAGGACCTGGGCGCCGGCTTTGTGCTGGCCACCAACGACCTGGAAATCCGTGGCGCCGGCGAACTGCTGGGTGACGGCCAGAGCGGGCAGATCCAGGCCGTGGGTTTCACCTTGTATATGGAGATGCTCGAGCGCGCGGTGAAAGCCATCCGCAAGGGCGAGCAACCGAACCTCGACCAACCCCTGGGTGGTGGCCCGGAAATCAACCTGCGTTTGCCGGCGTTGATTCCCGAAGACTACCTGCCGGACGTGCATGCGCGGCTGATCCTGTACAAGCGCATCGCCTCGGCCACCGACGAAGAAGGCCTCAAGGACCTGCAGGTGGAGATGATCGACCGTTTCGGCTTGCTGCCGGAACCGACCAAGAATCTGGTGCGCCTGACCCTGCTTAAATTGCAGGCCGAACAGTTGGGCATCAAGAAGGTCGACGCCGGGCCGCAGGGTGGGCGCATCGAATTCGAAGCGCAGACACCGGTGGACCCACTGGTGCTGATCAAGCTGATCCAGGGCCAGCCCAACCGCTACAAGTTCGAAGGGGCTACGCTGTTCAAATTCATGGTGCCGATGGAACGCGCCGAAGAACGCTTTAATACATTGGAGGCGTTGTTCGAGCGCCTCATCCCGAAATCTGCTTGA
- a CDS encoding glyceraldehyde-3-phosphate dehydrogenase: MWKVPVTQKPDQCLGEWIDREALAEAMIPLIGQLYRNNNVVSSIYGRSLINQSVIAILKAHRFARHRSADDSELSVHETFPLLKAMSELKLGAASVDLGKLAYKFRKEGAGRSAEQFVREEMADVVGQQNAAARKGTDVVLYGFGRIGRLLARILIEKTGGGDGLRLRAIVVRKGAENDLTKRASLLRRDSVHGPFNGTIVIDEENNTITANGNLIQVIYAKNPTEVDYTQYGIKDALLVDNTGVWRDAEGLGQHLACPGIDRVVLTAPGKGKLKNIVHGINHGEITADDKIVSAASCTTNAIVPVLKAVNDKFGIVNGHVETVHSYTNDQNLIDNFHKGDRRGRSAALNMVITETGAATAAAKALPELAGKLTGNAIRVPTPNVSMAILNLNLENAATREEMNEYLRYMALHSDLHKQIDFVNSQEVVSTDFVGSRHAGVVDAEATISQDNRVVLYVWYDNEFGYSCQVVRVMEDMAGVNPPAFPR; encoded by the coding sequence ATGTGGAAGGTTCCCGTGACTCAGAAGCCCGACCAGTGTCTTGGTGAATGGATCGACCGTGAAGCACTCGCAGAAGCGATGATCCCGCTTATCGGTCAGCTGTACCGCAATAATAATGTGGTGAGCTCGATCTATGGCCGCAGCCTGATCAACCAATCAGTCATCGCGATTCTCAAGGCGCATCGCTTTGCTCGCCATCGTTCTGCCGACGACAGCGAACTCTCCGTCCACGAAACATTCCCTCTGCTTAAAGCCATGAGCGAGCTCAAGCTCGGCGCGGCTTCGGTAGACCTGGGCAAGCTGGCCTACAAATTTCGCAAAGAAGGCGCCGGCCGCAGCGCCGAGCAGTTCGTGCGTGAAGAAATGGCCGATGTGGTTGGCCAGCAAAACGCCGCTGCCCGCAAAGGCACCGACGTTGTGCTGTACGGCTTCGGCCGTATCGGCCGCCTGCTGGCGCGCATCCTGATCGAAAAAACCGGTGGTGGCGACGGCCTGCGCCTGCGTGCCATCGTGGTGCGCAAAGGCGCCGAGAATGACCTGACCAAGCGCGCCAGCCTGCTGCGTCGCGATTCGGTCCACGGCCCGTTCAACGGCACCATCGTCATCGACGAAGAAAACAACACCATCACCGCCAACGGTAACCTGATCCAGGTGATCTACGCGAAGAACCCGACTGAGGTGGACTACACCCAGTACGGCATCAAGGACGCCCTGCTGGTGGACAACACCGGCGTATGGCGTGATGCCGAAGGCCTGGGCCAGCACCTGGCCTGCCCGGGTATCGACCGCGTTGTCCTGACCGCACCGGGCAAGGGCAAGCTGAAGAACATCGTGCATGGCATCAACCATGGCGAAATCACTGCTGACGACAAGATCGTGTCCGCCGCTTCCTGCACCACCAACGCCATCGTGCCGGTGCTGAAGGCTGTGAATGACAAGTTCGGCATCGTTAACGGCCACGTCGAAACCGTTCACTCGTACACCAACGACCAGAACCTGATCGACAACTTCCACAAGGGCGATCGCCGTGGCCGTAGCGCCGCGTTGAACATGGTGATCACCGAGACCGGTGCTGCCACCGCTGCCGCCAAGGCCCTGCCTGAACTGGCCGGCAAGCTGACCGGTAACGCGATTCGCGTACCGACGCCGAACGTGTCGATGGCCATTCTCAACCTCAACCTTGAGAACGCCGCCACCCGTGAAGAGATGAACGAGTACCTGCGCTACATGGCGCTGCACTCCGATCTGCACAAGCAAATCGACTTCGTCAACTCGCAGGAAGTGGTCTCCACCGACTTCGTTGGCTCGCGCCACGCTGGTGTGGTGGACGCTGAGGCGACCATTAGCCAGGACAACCGCGTTGTGTTGTACGTTTGGTACGACAACGAGTTCGGCTACAGCTGCCAGGTGGTTCGCGTGATGGAAGACATGGCTGGGGTCAACCCGCCTGCGTTTCCGCGCTAA
- a CDS encoding chalcone isomerase family protein → MRHVVIALLLMLSLTVQANEADRLKQAGFPAQSQELALKNQAVLTYLWADVYAAALYAPKDLSARQAWNQQKALRLELYYFRDIDRSDVIKAATATLERQQASERLRAEIEKLHASFRNIRSGDRYALDFRPGRGLNLEINGQVVFSSRDDELARAYLGIWLAPKGLSDSLRDKLLN, encoded by the coding sequence ATGCGACATGTAGTTATCGCTTTATTGCTGATGTTGTCGCTCACGGTGCAAGCCAATGAAGCGGATCGACTCAAGCAAGCCGGCTTCCCGGCACAGTCCCAGGAACTTGCGCTGAAAAACCAGGCGGTGCTCACCTACCTCTGGGCCGATGTGTACGCAGCGGCGCTGTATGCCCCGAAGGATTTGAGCGCCAGGCAGGCCTGGAACCAGCAGAAGGCGCTGCGCCTGGAGCTGTATTACTTTCGCGATATCGATCGCAGCGATGTGATCAAAGCTGCCACAGCGACCCTGGAGCGCCAGCAAGCCAGCGAACGCCTGAGGGCCGAGATTGAAAAGCTGCATGCCAGCTTTCGTAATATCCGCAGTGGCGATCGCTATGCACTGGATTTTCGGCCAGGGCGTGGGTTGAACCTGGAGATTAATGGGCAGGTGGTGTTTAGCAGTCGCGATGATGAGTTGGCCAGGGCCTACCTGGGGATCTGGCTGGCGCCCAAGGGGTTGTCCGACAGCCTGCGCGACAAACTACTGAATTGA
- a CDS encoding FAD:protein FMN transferase, which translates to MGKLRQMAMGCGFALLAGCGDGLEQFGGPTMGSTYSIQYVRTASSPSTKELQRQVESILGEFDRQLSTYRSDSVIEGFNRLPANSCQAMPEPVLQLVRTGEQLSQASAGAFDLTVEPLLNLWGFGPQARALKVPDVQALAQAHQRVGHQHLRIDGEQLCKDAAVEVDFNSIAAGYAVDRIVALLGSQGIHSYLVEATGELKAAGRKPDGSAWRIALEEPRDDQQVAEKIIAVDGVGVSTSGDYRNYFQQDGRRYSHTLDARTGAPITHRLASVTVLHPSALAADGLSTLLLILGPEQGWAYAEQQHIAAFFVMREGEGFVTRSNKAFEQLTAAKP; encoded by the coding sequence ATGGGCAAACTGCGTCAAATGGCGATGGGCTGCGGGTTCGCGTTGCTGGCCGGGTGCGGCGACGGGTTAGAGCAGTTTGGCGGCCCGACCATGGGCAGTACCTATTCGATCCAGTACGTCAGAACAGCGAGCAGCCCGAGTACGAAAGAGCTTCAGCGCCAAGTGGAAAGCATTTTGGGGGAGTTCGACCGGCAACTGTCCACCTACCGCAGCGACTCTGTGATCGAGGGCTTCAACCGCCTGCCGGCGAACAGCTGCCAGGCGATGCCCGAGCCGGTGCTGCAGCTGGTACGCACCGGCGAGCAGTTGTCCCAGGCCAGCGCTGGCGCGTTTGACCTGACGGTGGAGCCGCTGCTGAACCTGTGGGGCTTCGGCCCCCAGGCACGCGCGCTGAAGGTGCCGGATGTACAGGCACTGGCGCAGGCCCACCAGCGGGTCGGCCACCAGCACCTGCGTATCGACGGCGAGCAGTTGTGCAAGGATGCCGCCGTCGAAGTCGACTTCAACAGCATCGCTGCGGGCTACGCGGTGGACCGGATCGTCGCTTTGCTGGGTAGCCAAGGCATCCACAGCTACCTGGTCGAAGCCACCGGCGAACTCAAGGCCGCCGGGCGTAAACCCGACGGCTCGGCGTGGCGTATCGCCCTCGAAGAACCGCGTGATGATCAGCAGGTGGCAGAGAAAATCATCGCCGTGGATGGCGTTGGTGTGTCCACATCAGGTGACTATCGCAATTATTTCCAGCAGGATGGTCGGCGTTATTCGCACACACTGGATGCGCGGACCGGCGCGCCGATCACCCATCGACTGGCGTCGGTGACGGTGCTTCATCCTTCGGCGCTGGCGGCCGATGGCCTGTCGACGTTATTGCTGATCCTCGGGCCTGAGCAAGGCTGGGCCTACGCCGAACAGCAGCACATCGCCGCGTTTTTTGTGATGCGTGAGGGGGAGGGTTTCGTCACACGTAGTAACAAGGCATTCGAGCAGTTGACGGCGGCAAAACCGTAA
- the sthA gene encoding Si-specific NAD(P)(+) transhydrogenase, with product MAVYNYDVVVLGSGPAGEGAAMNAAKAGRKVAMVDSRRQVGGNCTHLGTIPSKALRHSVRQIMQFNTNPMFRAIGEPRWFSFPDVLKSAEKVISKQVASRTGYYARNRVDLFFGTGSFADEQTIEVVCPNGVVEKLVAKHIIIATGSRPYRPADIDFHHPRIYDSDTILSLGHTPRKLIIYGAGVIGCEYASIFSGLGVLVELVDNRDQLLSFLDSEISQALSYHFSNNNITVRHNEEYERVEGLDNGVILHLKSGKKIKADALLWCNGRTGNTDKLGMENIGVKVNSRGQIEVDENYRTCVANIYGAGDVIGWPSLASAAHDQGRSAAGSIVDNGSWRYVNDVPTGIYTIPEISSIGKNEHELTKAKVPYEVGKAFFKSMARAQIAGEPQGMLKILFHRETLEVLGVHCFGYQASEIVHIGQAIMNQPGELNTLKYFVNTTFNYPTMAEAYRVAAYDGLNRLF from the coding sequence ATGGCTGTCTACAACTACGACGTGGTGGTACTGGGTTCCGGCCCAGCTGGAGAAGGTGCGGCGATGAACGCCGCGAAGGCAGGGCGCAAGGTGGCGATGGTCGATAGCCGTCGCCAGGTCGGCGGTAACTGCACCCACCTGGGTACCATCCCGTCCAAGGCCTTGCGTCACTCGGTCCGCCAGATCATGCAGTTCAACACCAACCCGATGTTCCGGGCCATTGGTGAGCCGCGCTGGTTCTCGTTCCCGGACGTGTTGAAAAGCGCCGAGAAAGTCATCTCCAAACAAGTTGCCTCGCGTACCGGCTACTACGCCCGTAACCGCGTCGACCTGTTCTTCGGCACCGGCAGCTTCGCCGACGAGCAAACCATCGAAGTGGTCTGCCCCAACGGTGTGGTTGAAAAGCTGGTGGCCAAGCACATCATCATCGCCACCGGTTCGCGCCCGTATCGCCCGGCGGACATCGATTTCCACCACCCGCGTATCTACGATAGCGACACCATCCTGAGCCTGGGCCACACCCCGCGCAAACTGATCATCTACGGCGCCGGGGTGATCGGCTGTGAATACGCCTCGATCTTCAGCGGCCTGGGTGTACTGGTGGAGTTGGTGGACAACCGTGACCAGCTGCTGAGCTTCCTTGACTCGGAAATTTCCCAGGCGTTGAGCTACCACTTCAGCAACAACAACATCACCGTGCGCCATAACGAAGAGTATGAGCGGGTCGAAGGCCTGGACAACGGGGTGATCCTGCACCTCAAGTCCGGCAAGAAGATCAAGGCCGACGCCTTGCTGTGGTGCAACGGGCGTACCGGCAACACCGACAAGCTGGGCATGGAAAACATCGGCGTCAAGGTCAACAGCCGTGGCCAGATCGAAGTCGACGAGAACTACCGCACCTGCGTGGCCAACATCTACGGCGCCGGTGACGTGATCGGCTGGCCAAGCCTGGCCAGTGCGGCGCATGACCAGGGCCGTTCGGCCGCTGGCAGCATTGTCGACAACGGCAGCTGGCGCTATGTGAACGACGTGCCGACCGGGATCTACACCATTCCCGAGATCAGCTCGATCGGCAAGAACGAACACGAACTGACCAAGGCCAAGGTGCCTTACGAAGTGGGCAAGGCGTTCTTCAAGAGCATGGCGCGTGCACAGATCGCTGGCGAGCCGCAGGGCATGCTGAAGATTCTGTTCCACCGTGAAACCCTGGAAGTCCTCGGCGTGCATTGCTTCGGCTACCAAGCCTCGGAGATCGTGCACATTGGCCAGGCGATCATGAACCAGCCGGGTGAACTCAATACCCTCAAGTATTTTGTAAACACCACGTTCAACTACCCGACCATGGCCGAAGCCTATCGGGTAGCGGCCTACGACGGCCTCAACCGGCTTTTTTGA
- a CDS encoding glycerophosphodiester phosphodiesterase family protein — MTLIYGHRGAKGEAPENTLTSFQECLKHGVRRCELDLHLSMDGELMVIHDPTLKRTADRRGKVVEYSAADLVKMDARKGGPGWVKPCPIPRLEELFEKCDFDHWQLEVKSASRTRAATTVLAIREMAVRFGLMDKVTVTSSSREVLKAAVELTPDLSRGLVAEYAWLDPLKVAQNYGCEYLALNWTLCTPERLEKAQRQGLHVSVWTVNEPALMRRLADFGVDSLITDFPGLATATLGNY; from the coding sequence GTGACCCTGATTTATGGCCACCGCGGTGCCAAAGGCGAAGCACCGGAAAACACCCTGACCAGCTTTCAAGAGTGCCTCAAGCACGGTGTACGCCGTTGCGAGCTGGACTTGCACCTGTCCATGGACGGCGAGTTGATGGTCATCCACGACCCGACCCTCAAGCGCACCGCCGACCGGCGCGGCAAAGTCGTCGAGTACTCGGCGGCAGACCTGGTGAAGATGGACGCGCGCAAGGGCGGCCCGGGTTGGGTCAAGCCGTGCCCGATTCCGCGCCTGGAAGAGCTGTTCGAAAAATGTGATTTCGATCACTGGCAACTGGAAGTCAAAAGCGCCTCACGCACCCGCGCCGCGACTACCGTGCTGGCGATCCGCGAAATGGCCGTACGCTTTGGCCTGATGGACAAGGTCACCGTGACCTCAAGCTCGCGGGAAGTGTTGAAAGCCGCGGTTGAACTCACTCCGGACCTGTCACGCGGCCTGGTCGCCGAATACGCCTGGCTCGACCCGTTGAAGGTCGCGCAGAACTATGGCTGTGAGTATCTGGCGTTGAACTGGACGTTGTGCACCCCCGAGCGTCTGGAAAAAGCCCAGCGCCAGGGTTTGCACGTGTCCGTGTGGACAGTCAACGAACCTGCGCTGATGCGCAGGCTCGCCGACTTCGGCGTAGATAGCCTGATTACAGACTTTCCCGGTTTGGCCACTGCCACCCTCGGGAATTACTGA
- a CDS encoding PilZ domain-containing protein translates to MSTLDEEERREYYRIDDMIALQIKSLSAPEAASKEVLLDDSPLFNLLSELHLSEFEAQHLLRQLSEKDRTLAAFLRVQNKRLDLLSQIMARGLLDEVGAPQPVIISEGGIDFQHPTPLPAGAHLAVKLVLMPQALGLLLRARVTHCDPKGTGFDVGTEFESMTDAQRQLLARYILQKQAQERRLAREQSDDL, encoded by the coding sequence ATGTCGACATTAGATGAAGAAGAACGCCGCGAATACTACCGTATCGACGACATGATCGCACTTCAAATCAAAAGCCTGTCTGCCCCCGAAGCGGCGAGCAAGGAAGTGTTGCTGGATGATTCCCCACTCTTCAATCTGCTCAGTGAACTGCACCTGAGCGAATTCGAAGCCCAGCACCTGTTGCGCCAGCTCAGCGAGAAGGATCGCACCCTCGCCGCCTTCCTGCGCGTGCAGAACAAACGCCTGGACCTGCTCAGCCAGATCATGGCGCGCGGCCTGCTGGACGAAGTCGGCGCGCCACAGCCGGTGATCATCTCCGAAGGCGGCATCGACTTCCAGCACCCCACGCCCCTGCCGGCCGGTGCGCACCTGGCGGTCAAGCTGGTGCTGATGCCCCAGGCGCTCGGCCTGCTGCTGCGCGCGCGGGTTACCCATTGCGATCCCAAGGGCACAGGCTTTGACGTCGGCACCGAGTTCGAATCCATGACCGACGCCCAACGCCAATTGCTCGCGCGCTACATCCTGCAGAAACAGGCACAGGAACGCCGCCTGGCCCGAGAACAAAGCGACGACCTCTGA
- a CDS encoding lipoprotein-releasing ABC transporter permease subunit has product MFRPLFVFIGTRYTRAKRRNHFVSFISLTSMIGLALGVVVMIVVLSVMNGFDHEMRTRVLGMVPHATIEGDAPISDWQSLAAKVKQNPKVVAVAPFTQMQGLLTNDGKVQKILLNAIDPAQERNVSIIDKFMLQGKLDDLAPGSFGIVIGDKAAAKLGVGLGDKLTFVAPEVTVTPAGMFPRMKRFTVVGTFHVGAGEIDGYLGLTNLTDLARLHRWQPDQVQGLRLKFNDLFDAPRGAWEIAQHLGESQYYARDWTRTHGNLYQAIRMEKAMIGLLLLLIVAVAAFNIISTLVMVVNDKKGDIAILRTLGATPGQIMAIFMVQGTVIGVVGTLIGTAVGILAALNVSAAIAALEKVLGHKFLNADVYFIDYLPSQVQAQDVLMVGGAALVLSFLATLYPAWRAARTQPAQALRYE; this is encoded by the coding sequence ATGTTCAGACCTCTCTTCGTATTTATCGGCACGCGTTATACCCGTGCAAAGCGTCGCAATCATTTTGTGTCGTTCATTTCCTTGACCTCGATGATCGGGCTCGCCTTGGGCGTGGTCGTGATGATCGTGGTGTTGTCGGTGATGAACGGCTTCGATCATGAGATGCGCACCCGCGTGCTGGGCATGGTGCCCCACGCGACCATTGAGGGCGATGCGCCCATCAGTGACTGGCAAAGCCTGGCCGCCAAGGTCAAGCAGAACCCCAAGGTAGTGGCCGTTGCGCCGTTTACCCAGATGCAGGGGTTGCTGACCAACGACGGTAAGGTGCAGAAGATCCTGCTCAACGCCATCGACCCGGCCCAGGAGCGTAACGTCTCGATCATCGACAAGTTCATGCTGCAGGGCAAACTCGACGATCTGGCGCCCGGCAGCTTCGGCATTGTCATCGGCGACAAGGCGGCGGCCAAGCTCGGCGTGGGCCTCGGCGACAAGCTGACCTTCGTCGCGCCGGAAGTCACCGTGACCCCGGCCGGCATGTTCCCGCGCATGAAGCGCTTTACCGTGGTCGGCACCTTCCACGTGGGCGCCGGCGAAATCGATGGTTACCTGGGCCTGACCAACCTTACCGACCTCGCGCGCCTGCATCGCTGGCAGCCGGACCAGGTGCAGGGCTTGCGCCTGAAGTTCAACGACCTGTTCGACGCCCCGCGCGGCGCCTGGGAAATCGCCCAGCACCTGGGTGAATCGCAGTATTACGCCCGTGATTGGACCCGCACCCACGGCAACCTGTACCAGGCCATCCGCATGGAAAAAGCCATGATCGGCCTGCTGTTGCTGCTGATCGTGGCCGTGGCCGCGTTCAATATCATCTCCACGCTGGTGATGGTGGTGAACGACAAGAAGGGCGATATCGCCATCCTGCGTACCCTGGGCGCCACGCCGGGGCAGATCATGGCGATCTTCATGGTGCAGGGCACCGTGATCGGCGTGGTCGGCACCCTGATCGGCACTGCCGTCGGCATCCTGGCCGCATTGAATGTCAGCGCCGCCATCGCCGCGCTGGAGAAAGTCCTGGGCCACAAGTTCCTCAACGCCGACGTCTACTTCATCGACTACCTGCCGTCCCAGGTGCAAGCCCAGGACGTGTTGATGGTGGGCGGCGCCGCGTTGGTCTTGAGTTTCCTTGCCACCCTGTATCCAGCCTGGCGCGCGGCACGTACCCAGCCAGCACAGGCCTTACGTTATGAGTGA